TTTAGTTTGGAAAAAATAAAAATTGAAGAATATTTAAGAGTCATAAAAAAAAGTTTAACAAATATTAAAAATTTCTCAATAGATTTTAAAGGAATTACAGCAACTCAATCTGCAATTATGGTTCAAGGATTTCCATCAAGTAATAATTTAAATATTTTGAGAAAAAATTTGAGAAAAGAGTTTGCTTTAACAAATCTTGAGCAATCTTTAGATAAACGATACGCAATACAAACTGCACACTCAACAGTTATAAGATTTCGAAATGAAATTCAACATAAAGAAAAATTTCTACAAATTTTAGAAAAATATAGAAATCATGAATTTGGAAAATTTGAAGTTGAAGAAATAATTTTTGTCGCAAATGATTGGTATCAGAAAAAAGAAAAAGTGAAAATTTTGGAAAAATTAACATTGGAAAAGTAAATGGATTTAGAAAAACTTAAATATCCTATTGGCAGATTTACAAAACCGGAAATTATAACTTCCGAAATGAGAAATGAATTTATTGATCTAATTAAAAATTTTCCTAATCAACTAAAAAATGAAGTTGAAAATTTAAGTGATGAACAACTTAACACTCAATACAGACCGGATGGTTGGACAATCAGACAAGTTGTTAATCATTGCGCTGATAGTCATATGAATAGTTTGATTAGATTTAAATTAGCATTAACTGAAGATACACCAACTATAAAACCTTATTTGGAAGATCGATGGGCTAAGTTGGAAGATAGTAAAAATTTTCCTATTAGTTCAGCTTTAAAGATGATTGAAGGAATTCATGAAAGATGGACTGCATTATTAAACTCTTTTTCAGAAAATGATTGGAACAAATGTTTTTATCATCCACAAAGCCAAAAAGAAATAAAGTTAGATGAAAACTTATCTATCTATGCATGGCATTGCAAACATCATCTTGCACATATTACGGAATTAAAGAAATCTAAAAATTGGTAGAAATTAATTGAAGAAAAAAAATGAATAAATTTAAATTACTTAGAAAATTTTTAACTCATATTAATCTTGAAAAAGAGATTGATGATTTTGAAATAATTCACAAAGCAATTGAGAAAGATATTGTCTTTAAAGGAACAAATTTATGGATTTTGGTTTTCGCAATAGTTATTGCTTCTGTTGGTTTAAATGTTAATTCAACGGCTGTAATAATTGGAGCAATGTTAATTTCTCCTTTAATGGGACCAATAAATGGAATGGGTTATAGCATTGCAACTTATAATTTTCCATTGCTTCGTCAAGCAATTAAAAATTTTACTTTTGCAGTAGTTGTAAGCTTACTTGCATCAACATTATATTTTACAATAAGTCCAATATATAGCGCACATTCAGAATTGCTTGCGCGAACAAGTCCAACAATTTATGATGTACTAATTGCATTATTTGGCGGTTTAGCCGGAATTGTTGCCATCAGCAGCAAACAAAAAGGAAATGTAATCCCCGGTGTTGCAATTGCTACAGCTTTAATGCCTCCGTTATGTACTGCTGGTTATGGACTTGCTTCCGGTCAATTTAATTATTTTTTCGGAGCGTTTTATTTATTTACCATAAATACAGTTTTTATTGCGCTTTCATCTGTTTTAATTTCACGAATACTAAAATTCCCTATCCGCACTATTGTAGAAGAAATTCATATGGTTAAAGTTAACAGATGGATTTCAATAATTACCACTCTAATCATAATTCCAAGTATTTATTTTGGATATAAATTGGTTCAGAATGAAAGATTTACTGATAATGCAAATAGATACATTCAAAATATTGGAGTTTTTGAAGGAAGTTATTTGTTAAAAAATGAAATTATTCCGGAAAGAAAATCAATAAAATTAATCTATGGCGGTAATCTTTTAAATGAAAACACAAAGAAAATAATTGCGGAAAAAGCTAAGGATTTTAAATTAAATGATGCAGAAATTAATTTTCAACAAGGATTTTCAATAAATCAATTTGATAAAAACGCTACCGAGGTTGAACAGTTAAAAACTGAAATTAATAGATTAAATAATACAATTATTCAGAATCAAAAATTCTTAGATACGCTAAACAATAAATCGAAATTAGGAAAAGTTTTACTTTCAGAAATTAATTCAATTTTTCCGGAAATTATATCATGCTCATATTTTGAAACACCTATACATAGAATAGAGAAAACGGATTCTGTAAATAGTCACTTTGTTATCCTTAAAGTAAAGAATAAATCAAAGCTTTCTAATGATTCGAAAAGAAGAATAACAAATTGGCTTAATTCAAGATTGAAGACTGATAAAATAGAGTTAATTTTTGAATAATCATCTAGTAGGAAATTAAATTTCGATTTTAAAAAAATATTTGGTTAACTTTATAAAAAAAGTAGAATATACTTTTTTAATTTAATTATCCGAAAATAAATTTAGAGAATTATGTCACATACCAAAGAATCTTGGGGATCGCGAGTCGGCTTAGTTTTAGCAATGGCCGGTAATGCAGTTGGATTGGGAAATTTTTTAAGATTTCCGGCACAAGCATCACAAAACGGCGGTGGCGCTTTTATTATTCCGTATTTAATCTCTTTTGTCGTAATGGGTTTGCCATTACTTTATATTGAATGGTCAATTGGAAGACACGGTGGAAAGTACGGACATCACTCAACACCCGGAATGTTCGACGTTATGGGAAAATCTAAATTCTTAAAATATATCGGCGTGTTTGGTTTATTTTCCAATTTAACAATAGCTGCTTACTACACTTATATTGAATCTTGGACTTTAGCTTATGTATTTCATTCAATTACCGGAACTTTTTTTGATGTGAAACCCACAGATTTTTTCCCAAGTTTTTTAGGTGTTCATGAATCGAGCATTTTTGCATTACCATATGAAGCTTTCTTCTTTTTTGTTGTTACCCTTCTTTTAAATGTTTGGATTCTTTCTCGCGGCTTGGCAAAAGGAATTGAAGTAGCTGCAAAAATTGGAATGCCATTATTAATTTTATTTGGAGTTATTTTAGTTATTAAAGGATTAACACTTGATACAACCGATCCGGGTGTTATTCAAGATCCTTTGGTAGGATTAAATTTTGTTTGGGAACCAAATTTCAGCGGATTGTTTAATCCTACAACTTGGCTTGCTGCTGCGGGTCAAATATTTTTCACGCTTTCTGTTGGCATGGGTTCAATTCACTGCTATTCAGCTTACGTTAAAGAAAAGCAAGATATTGCACTTAATGCTTCATCTGCCGGATGGATGAATGAATTTGTAGAAGTAGTTTTAGGCGGATCGTTATTAATTCCAATTGCAACAGCTTATCTTGGGCTTCAAGTTGTGCAAGCATCTACAGCTGGCGGTAGTGGTTTTGCATTAGGATTTTTAACATTACCAACTTTATTTAATAATTGGGGATGGTTTGCACCAATTGCCGGTGCAATGTGGTTTGGATTATTATTTTTTGCCGGAATAACTTCTTCTCTTGCAATGGGTCAGCCAATTTTGGCTTTCTTCAATGATGAATTTAAAATTCCACGTGAGAAAGGAGCAATCTTAACCGGTTTGGCAATTTTCACTTTGGGATTTATTTGTGTTTGGCTATATCCCGGCGGTTCGTTTGATGAATTTGATTTTTGGACGGGAACATTTTCACTTGTTGTTTTCGCACTTTTAGAATCAATAGTTTTTGCTTACGTTTTTGGAATTGACAAAGGTTGGGCAGAAATTACACGGGGTGCAGATATAGCAATTCCTAATATTTTTAAATTCCTAATTAAATACGTAACTCCCGTTTTTATTTCAATAATTTTTATTGGTGCTGCAATAAAACCAAATGTGGATTGGTCAATAGCAATTTCAAATTTATTTTCCGGCAACGGCTGGCAATTTGCCCCGGATAGTGTAATTGGTGTAATATTTCACGTTGGTGCAGAAAATACAAAATGGTTTATTAATGGATTACCGACAAGAATTTTTGTACAAGATTTTACAAGAGTTTTGTTGATGTTAACATTTGCGGCAATTGCATTTATGGTTCACAAATCTTGGAAGAAAAAGAAATTACTAAGAAATGGAGTAAATGAAAAATGAGTACTTCCGCTTTAATTATGATGTTATCAGCTTGGGCAGTAATTATTTTTTTTACGGTAAAATTTTTTCTTAAGATTTTGAAAACTCCGCAAAAAGAATAAATATTAATTATTTATTAGGAGGAATATTTAATTGCGTTGCCGATTGTAGACCTTTTGAGACTTCTGGAATAATTCCCAATTTAATATAAATTGGTTTTGTAAATTTTCTTATATGAGGTAATTTTCTGTAAAACCAAAATGCCGTAATTAAACTTATAATTCCCATTAACAAAACAGTATTTGATGCACCAATTTTTCCAGCTAGAGTTCCTGCAAGCAAGCTTCCAAGCGGAGCAGTTCCCATAAATGACATAACATACAGACTCATAATTCTTCCGCGTTTATCTTCATCAACAATTGTTTGCAATAATGTATTTGCGGAAGCCATCTGCGTCATCATTCCCCAGCCGATAAATATCATTAATGGAATTGAAAAATATAATGATCTCGATTGTGAAAAAAATATTAACCCAAATGAAAAAACTGTTGTAGCAATAACAATAATTTTTCCTAATCCCAAAACAGTTTTACGCGAAGCTAAATAAATTGCACCAATAAAAGCTCCTATGCCGATTGCTCCAAATAAAAATCCTAAAGTACTAGCGTTTCCTTGTAAAATATCTTTGGCAAAAATGGGCATTAAAACTGTGTAAGGCATTCCAATTAAACTCAAAACTGCAATCAGCAATAACAAAGTTCTAATTGGAATAAAATTGAATGCGTAAACAAATCCTTCCTTAATTCCTTTTAATAATTTCTTATCTGAAATTTGTTTTTCTATATTTTCAAATTTCATCAACATTAATGCTATAATAACCGCAAAATAGCTTATCGCATTTATTAAAAAACAAATCCCTTCGCCAAAAGATGAGATAATAAATCCAGCAACAGTTGGTCCAATCAATCTTGAGGCATTAAACATTGATGAATTAAGTGCAATTGCGTTTGGTAAATCATCTCTGTGTTCAACTAAATCAATTACAAAAGATTGTCGCGTTGGCATATCGAATGCATTTATCAATCCGTTAAAAATTGCAAGAAAAATTATATGCCAAATTTGAATAATATTTGTTAGTGTTAAAAAAGCCAAAATGGCAGCTTGAATTAAAGCTAAAATTTGTGTTGATAAAATTATGGAATGTTTATTATATCGATCGGCAAAAACTCCGGCAAACGAAGCAAAAATAAATGTTGGAACTTGTGCCGAGAAACTTACCAATCCTAATAAAAATGGAGAATCTGTTAATCTGTAAACAAGCCAACCAAGAGCAATTTGCTGCATCCATGTACCAATTAGAGAAATTCCTTGTCCGCCAAAAAATAATCTATAATTTCTTGATTTAAATGCGCGCAATATATTTTTTATTGTGGGAGAATTCTCAAACATTGATATTCTAAAGACGTAAATTTTATTTTTATCAAAAAATGTAATTGAAAAATAATTTATTTATCTGCAAAAATTATAACTATTTTTTAGTGATAAAAATTATAAGAAAATATTATGCTTAATTATAATATAGTTTTAGAAAATTCTAATGTTTTACTTCGACCAATAAAATCGGTTGATTTTTACAGTTTTAAAGAAATTACGAATGAACAAAAACTTTGGTATTACTTTGCAAGCGATTTATCAAATTTAGAAGAATTAAAAAATTGGGTCGAAACTGCCGTAAATGATTTACAAAACAAAACTCGCATACCATTTACAATAATTTACAAACCAGAAAATAGAATAATTGGCTCAACAAGTTTTGGAAACTTTTCTCAAAGAGATTTAAGAATTGAAATTGGCTGGACGTGGATTTCAAAAGAGTTTCAAGGAAAAACAATAAATGATCAAGTAAAATTTCTTATGCTGAAATATTGTTTTGAAGAATTAAATCTTACTCGTGTTGAATTTAAAACTGATGTTTTAAATGTTCATGCAAGAATTGCATTAAAAAGAATTGGCGCAGTTGAAGAAGGAATTTTAAGAAGTCATATGTTAATGACAAATAATAGAAGACGCGATTCAATTTACTATAGCGTTCTTAAAGATGAGTGGCAAAAATTAAAAGAATTATCATTAAAATTTGGAGAAATAAAATGATTTCAATATCAAAAAAAATTTTAACAAATAGTTTTAATATTTTTATTCTTATTTTATTTGTAACAGTAAACTCATGCTCTTCAAGTAAGAATGATTCTGATAATTGGATAAGTTTATTTAACGGTAAAGATTTATCCGGATGGAAAATTAAATTTGCCGGACATGAGTTAAATGATAATTATAAAAATACATTTCAAGTAAAAGATGGAATTTTAAAAGTTTCTTATAATGAATACCAAAATTTTGATAACAAATTCGGACATATTTTTTTCAATAAAAAATTCTCAAATTATATAATTCGTGTTGAATACAGATTTGTAGGTAGCCAAGTTGCTGGCGGACCAGAATGGGCAATTAGAAATAATGGAATTATGCTTCATTGCCAATCTCCGGAAAGCATGAGTAAAAATCAAAATTTTCCGGTTTCTATTGAAGCACAAATGCTTGGTGGAAACGGAGTTGACGAAAGATCAACTGGAAATGTTTGTACTCCAGGAACTAATATTGTAATGAAGAAAAATTTAATAACAAACCATTGCACCGGTTCAAATTCCGCAACTTATCATGGTGATCAATGGATAACGATGGAAGTTGAAGTTCATGGAAACGGAAATATTAAACATTTTGTAAATGGTAAATTGGTTATGGAATATGAAAAACCGCAATTAGATCCGAGCGATCCGGATGCTCAAAAAATAATTCCTAAGGATAATAATCTAATGTTGAGTGAAGGATATATTGCGCTTCAAGCAGAAAGTCATCCAACGGAATTCAGAAAAATTGAAATTCTGGAATTAGAATAATTTTATAAATCATGAAACACTTAAATGATTTATTATTATTAGGAAATCCAAAGTTATATGAAATTTCTTTGCCGATAGAAAAATCAGAATTGCATTTAGTAAAATTTTGGGTTGATGAACTTCACAATGTTATGTCGGAAATTCGTGTAAAATATAATTTCGGAAGAGCAATTGCCGCTCCACAGATTGGCATAATGAAAAGATTAATATATATGAATATTGATAAACCGACTGTTATAATAAATCCCGAATTTACTTATTTAAGTGATGAGATGTTTGAACTTTGGGATGATTGTATGAGTTTTCCAAATTTATTAGTGAAAGTAAAAAGACATAAAGAATGTAAAATTAGATTTCTTGATGATAATTGGAATATTGTTGAACTTAGTCTACAAAATGATTTATCCGAATTGTTACAACATGAATATGATCATCTTGATGGAATTTTAGCAACAATGCGCGCAATTGATAATAAATCATTTAAGTGGCGTTAAATATTTTACAAAATTAAATTTTCTTTACATGATAAATATTATACGAACAACAGCAGATAATCCAGACTTTAAAATATTATTTGAACTGCTAAATTCTGAACTTAGAGAAAGATATATTGATCAGGAAATAAAATTTGCACCACATAATTTATTAGATAAGAATGTTAAAATCGTAATAATATATGTAGACAATATTCCAACTGCTTGCGGTGCATTTCGGGAAAATGTGGAAAATAGTACAATAGAAGTTAAAAGAATGTTTGTCTTAAAATCAAACAGATCAAAAGGTTATGGAAGAAAAATTCTAAATGAATTAGAAAAATGGGCAGCTGAATTAAGTTACAAATTTGCAATTTTGGAAACCGGAAATAATCAACCGGAAGCAATTAAACTCTATCAAAATATGGGATACGAGCAAATTCCAAATTTCCCTCCTTATGAAAATATTCCAGAAAGCATCTGTATGAAAAAAAAATTGATTTAAATCAAAAACTTTGGAAACTACTATTGACAAAATAGTTTCCATGTATTATATTGGAAACTAAAAATACAATAATAGTTTCTATAGGTTATGGAAGAAAAAGAAAAAATAGTTTCATTCTCAAAAGATAAATTTCTATCTGATGGATTTTACAAAATCACAATGGATGAAATTGCAAGCGGATTGAGGATGAGTAAAAAAACTATTTACAAATATTTCGCTTCAAAAGAAATTCTTGTGGATGCAGCCGTAAAGTTTTTCCAATCACTTGTACAAAAGAAAATAGAAGATATAATAAAAAGTGATTGCAACTCAATATTGAAAATTAAAAAATTAACAAATTTATTTGCTGAACTTTCTTTGAAAATTAATAATAAAATGATGGATGATTTAAAAAGTTTTCGTCCGGATTTGTGGCAAAATATTGATGAATTTAGAACTCGTAATATTGAAAAAATCTGGAAAAATATTTTTGAACAAGGGAAAAAAGAAGGCTACATTGTTGATTATCCAAGTGAAATAATGGTTCACGTAATTCTTGCCTCAATGCAAAAAATAATTAATCCGGCTTTTTTAATAAATCATAATCTATCAATTAGTCAAGCATTTGAAATTACTTTTGGAATGCTTATTAACGGAATTTTAACAGAAAGTGGAAAAAAAATTTATAAAAAAATTGAGAAGGAAAATAAATTATGAAAAAAGTAGAATTACTCATTCCTCTTCTATTTTCAATTCTAATTATAAGCTGTGGTGATAACAGTGATGAAAATTTAATTAAAGCTACCGGAACAATTGAAGCAACATTTGTAACGCTTAGCGCAAAAGTTTCCGGTGAAATTTTGGAAATTTATTTTGATGAGGGAACAAAAGTAAATATAGGTGATACTATTTTAAAAATAGATAACGAAACTCTCCAACTACAGCTTTTGCAAGCTTCGGCTTTACGACAAAGTGCTGAAGCTCAATTTCAGTTATTAAAAAATGGTTCGCGCAAAGAAGATATTCTTCAAGCGCAGTCTATGTTCAATCAAGCAGAAATTAGTTTGAACCAAGCAGAAAAAGATAAAGCAAGAATGCAAAGTTTACTTGAATCAAATTCAATAACTAAAAAACAATTTGAAGATATTGAAACGAAATTTGAAATTGTAAAATCACAATATTCTGCAGCAAAAGAAAATTTAAGTAAAATTAAAAATATTGCTAGACCCGAAGAATTAAAGCGTACTGAAGCTTCATTAAATCAAGCAATTGCGAATGAAAAAATAATTCAGAAGAATATAAATGATTGTTATGTAGTTTCTCCAATAAATGGATTTGTTGTAGAACAATTTTATGAGAAAGGTGAAACTGTTGCACCAATGTCATCAATTTTGAAAATAGCAGATTTAGAAAAAGTGAATTTGGATATTTATGTAAATGAATTGGAATTACCAAAAGTTAAGCTAAACCAAAAAGTAGATGTTTTTATTGATGCTTATGACGATAAAACTTTTTCTGGA
The nucleotide sequence above comes from Ignavibacteriota bacterium. Encoded proteins:
- a CDS encoding mutarotase, which produces MKLTEHYNNLFSDFVNKLKFSNVEVDNQLFSKADNRYGITLVIVPPEIVKQNIQQFLSELKIIEPEQYYYRNSDIHITVMSLISCYQNFSLEKIKIEEYLRVIKKSLTNIKNFSIDFKGITATQSAIMVQGFPSSNNLNILRKNLRKEFALTNLEQSLDKRYAIQTAHSTVIRFRNEIQHKEKFLQILEKYRNHEFGKFEVEEIIFVANDWYQKKEKVKILEKLTLEK
- a CDS encoding putative metal-dependent hydrolase: MDLEKLKYPIGRFTKPEIITSEMRNEFIDLIKNFPNQLKNEVENLSDEQLNTQYRPDGWTIRQVVNHCADSHMNSLIRFKLALTEDTPTIKPYLEDRWAKLEDSKNFPISSALKMIEGIHERWTALLNSFSENDWNKCFYHPQSQKEIKLDENLSIYAWHCKHHLAHITELKKSKNW
- a CDS encoding DUF389 domain-containing protein; the protein is MNKFKLLRKFLTHINLEKEIDDFEIIHKAIEKDIVFKGTNLWILVFAIVIASVGLNVNSTAVIIGAMLISPLMGPINGMGYSIATYNFPLLRQAIKNFTFAVVVSLLASTLYFTISPIYSAHSELLARTSPTIYDVLIALFGGLAGIVAISSKQKGNVIPGVAIATALMPPLCTAGYGLASGQFNYFFGAFYLFTINTVFIALSSVLISRILKFPIRTIVEEIHMVKVNRWISIITTLIIIPSIYFGYKLVQNERFTDNANRYIQNIGVFEGSYLLKNEIIPERKSIKLIYGGNLLNENTKKIIAEKAKDFKLNDAEINFQQGFSINQFDKNATEVEQLKTEINRLNNTIIQNQKFLDTLNNKSKLGKVLLSEINSIFPEIISCSYFETPIHRIEKTDSVNSHFVILKVKNKSKLSNDSKRRITNWLNSRLKTDKIELIFE
- a CDS encoding sodium-dependent transporter, yielding MSHTKESWGSRVGLVLAMAGNAVGLGNFLRFPAQASQNGGGAFIIPYLISFVVMGLPLLYIEWSIGRHGGKYGHHSTPGMFDVMGKSKFLKYIGVFGLFSNLTIAAYYTYIESWTLAYVFHSITGTFFDVKPTDFFPSFLGVHESSIFALPYEAFFFFVVTLLLNVWILSRGLAKGIEVAAKIGMPLLILFGVILVIKGLTLDTTDPGVIQDPLVGLNFVWEPNFSGLFNPTTWLAAAGQIFFTLSVGMGSIHCYSAYVKEKQDIALNASSAGWMNEFVEVVLGGSLLIPIATAYLGLQVVQASTAGGSGFALGFLTLPTLFNNWGWFAPIAGAMWFGLLFFAGITSSLAMGQPILAFFNDEFKIPREKGAILTGLAIFTLGFICVWLYPGGSFDEFDFWTGTFSLVVFALLESIVFAYVFGIDKGWAEITRGADIAIPNIFKFLIKYVTPVFISIIFIGAAIKPNVDWSIAISNLFSGNGWQFAPDSVIGVIFHVGAENTKWFINGLPTRIFVQDFTRVLLMLTFAAIAFMVHKSWKKKKLLRNGVNEK
- a CDS encoding MFS transporter, whose amino-acid sequence is MFENSPTIKNILRAFKSRNYRLFFGGQGISLIGTWMQQIALGWLVYRLTDSPFLLGLVSFSAQVPTFIFASFAGVFADRYNKHSIILSTQILALIQAAILAFLTLTNIIQIWHIIFLAIFNGLINAFDMPTRQSFVIDLVEHRDDLPNAIALNSSMFNASRLIGPTVAGFIISSFGEGICFLINAISYFAVIIALMLMKFENIEKQISDKKLLKGIKEGFVYAFNFIPIRTLLLLIAVLSLIGMPYTVLMPIFAKDILQGNASTLGFLFGAIGIGAFIGAIYLASRKTVLGLGKIIVIATTVFSFGLIFFSQSRSLYFSIPLMIFIGWGMMTQMASANTLLQTIVDEDKRGRIMSLYVMSFMGTAPLGSLLAGTLAGKIGASNTVLLMGIISLITAFWFYRKLPHIRKFTKPIYIKLGIIPEVSKGLQSATQLNIPPNK
- a CDS encoding GNAT family N-acetyltransferase encodes the protein MLNYNIVLENSNVLLRPIKSVDFYSFKEITNEQKLWYYFASDLSNLEELKNWVETAVNDLQNKTRIPFTIIYKPENRIIGSTSFGNFSQRDLRIEIGWTWISKEFQGKTINDQVKFLMLKYCFEELNLTRVEFKTDVLNVHARIALKRIGAVEEGILRSHMLMTNNRRRDSIYYSVLKDEWQKLKELSLKFGEIK
- a CDS encoding DUF1080 domain-containing protein, whose product is MISISKKILTNSFNIFILILFVTVNSCSSSKNDSDNWISLFNGKDLSGWKIKFAGHELNDNYKNTFQVKDGILKVSYNEYQNFDNKFGHIFFNKKFSNYIIRVEYRFVGSQVAGGPEWAIRNNGIMLHCQSPESMSKNQNFPVSIEAQMLGGNGVDERSTGNVCTPGTNIVMKKNLITNHCTGSNSATYHGDQWITMEVEVHGNGNIKHFVNGKLVMEYEKPQLDPSDPDAQKIIPKDNNLMLSEGYIALQAESHPTEFRKIEILELE
- a CDS encoding peptide deformylase, giving the protein MKHLNDLLLLGNPKLYEISLPIEKSELHLVKFWVDELHNVMSEIRVKYNFGRAIAAPQIGIMKRLIYMNIDKPTVIINPEFTYLSDEMFELWDDCMSFPNLLVKVKRHKECKIRFLDDNWNIVELSLQNDLSELLQHEYDHLDGILATMRAIDNKSFKWR
- a CDS encoding GNAT family N-acetyltransferase — encoded protein: MIINHLSGVKYFTKLNFLYMINIIRTTADNPDFKILFELLNSELRERYIDQEIKFAPHNLLDKNVKIVIIYVDNIPTACGAFRENVENSTIEVKRMFVLKSNRSKGYGRKILNELEKWAAELSYKFAILETGNNQPEAIKLYQNMGYEQIPNFPPYENIPESICMKKKLI
- a CDS encoding TetR/AcrR family transcriptional regulator, giving the protein MEEKEKIVSFSKDKFLSDGFYKITMDEIASGLRMSKKTIYKYFASKEILVDAAVKFFQSLVQKKIEDIIKSDCNSILKIKKLTNLFAELSLKINNKMMDDLKSFRPDLWQNIDEFRTRNIEKIWKNIFEQGKKEGYIVDYPSEIMVHVILASMQKIINPAFLINHNLSISQAFEITFGMLINGILTESGKKIYKKIEKENKL
- a CDS encoding efflux RND transporter periplasmic adaptor subunit, whose translation is MKKVELLIPLLFSILIISCGDNSDENLIKATGTIEATFVTLSAKVSGEILEIYFDEGTKVNIGDTILKIDNETLQLQLLQASALRQSAEAQFQLLKNGSRKEDILQAQSMFNQAEISLNQAEKDKARMQSLLESNSITKKQFEDIETKFEIVKSQYSAAKENLSKIKNIARPEELKRTEASLNQAIANEKIIQKNINDCYVVSPINGFVVEQFYEKGETVAPMSSILKIADLEKVNLDIYVNELELPKVKLNQKVDVFIDAYDDKTFSGKVVYISPESEFTPKNIQTPDERTKLVYKVKVEINNPNFELKSGMPADAEIKLQN